TACAACATGCTACATTCACTGCAAAATTAATTGTTGCAAACTCACCGTTATTTCATCATCCACAAACCCCGCAACATGGTCTCCCAATTTGTGAGCAGCCATGATGTGAGGCTGTTGGGCGATTTAGATTTCGATTTTCCTGAAGGCACACACGCCATTGGCCGCTTAGACAAAGATTCCGAAGGCCTGCTGCTGCTCACTACCAACAAACGCATCACCAGATTGCTGTTTGAAGGCAGCACCCCGCATACACGTAGCTATTTGGTGCAGGTAAAGTATGAAGTGCCCGATGTAAAAATTGAACTGCTGCGGGCAGGCATTGGCATCAGCCATACCAACGATAGTATTTATACCACACAACCCTGTTTGGTAGAACGTATTGCTCATCCTGAAACTTACATCAGCAATGCAGGTGAGTTACAGTTTTACATTCCGCACAGCTGGCTGCTCATCACCCTTACCGAAGGCAAGTTTCATCAGGTACGCAAAATGGTGAAAGGCATTGGTCATCCATGTAAAAGACTGATTCGCATCAGCATCGAAAACCTTACACTGCAAGGCTTAGCACCGGGTGAGGTAAAAGAGCTGACCGAAGAAGAATGCCTGGAAAAGCTGTGCATTCAACTATAAAAAAAGCCTGTCACTTTACAGCAACAGGCGTCATTGTTTTACCAGTTCATATTTTACAAAGCACTTAATGCATGCTCACTTTCGTGACCTGCAAGCAGGTTGGCAATGGCATTGTCGTAATTTTCTTTCCATGCATCAATATTGCCCCAGCTGGCGGCGTCTACAATAATATCGCCGCTGGTTACTTCGCCTATTACTTCGTAGTGCTGACCGTGACTTTGCAGTGCTTCTTCCAACGTAGCGAGTGCATCCCGTTTTACCGTTACCGCTACACGGCTTTGTGCTTCACCAAACAGGAAAGCATCTTTACGTACTGATGCATTTGTGTTGACATCAAAACCAAGATTGTTCCAGAAAGCACTTTCGCAAAGGGTAATGAACAAACCACCTTCACTCACATCATGTGCACTGCTGATGAGTTTGTTTTTGATGAGGTCGACCAATACTTTTTGCAAATGGAATTCTTCTTCCAGCTCAAACTGCGGTGCGGGGCTAAACTCCACGCCATGCATTTTGTGCAGGTATTCGCTGCTGTTGATGTCGTTGCTGCTTTTACCCAGCAGTACAATCACATCGCCTGCCTGCTTAAAGTCAAGCGTCATTTTATCGTTCACATTTTCCAACAGGCCTACCATACCAATGGTGGGTGTTGGATACACCGGTCCGTCGGGGTTCTGGTTGTAAAAGCTCACGTTGCCACCCGTTACCGGTGTATTGAATTTTCTACAAGCATCGCCCATGCCTTTAATGGCGTTTACAAACTGCCAATACACTTCGGGGTCATAAGGATTACCAAAGTTGAGACAGTTGGTGACACCCAACGGCTCACCACCACTGCACACAATATTGCGGGCAGCTTCGGCTACGGCAATCATCGCTCCTTTGTAGGGGTCGGCAAACACATAGCGACTGTTACAATCCGTGGTTACTGCGAGTGCTTTATTACTTGGCTTGGCCAGTACCACAGCCGCATCACTTGGCGCATTGGTTTGGGTATTGCCCGTACCTACCATGCTGTCGTACTGTACGTACACGGCACGTTTGCTGGAAATGTTTGGGATGGTCACCAGCTTTTCTGCCACCGCTTTTAGGTCAGCGGGTTCGGCTACAGTTGATCGATCAAAAGCATTTACCTGTGTAAGGTATTTTGGCTCGGTGTATTCACGGGTGTATTGCGGCGCACCGCCACCCAGTACCAATATTTCTGCTTCAATCTGTGCTTCCAGCTGGCCGTGCATGTAAAAGCTCAGCAAGCCGTCGTCGGTTACTTCACCAATATTGCTGCAGGGCAGGTCCCATTTTTCAAACACTTTCAAAATGGCATCTTCCTGACCTTTTTTTGCCACCAGCAACATGCGTTCCTGGCTTTCGCTCAGCAGCAGTTCCCAGGTTTTCATATTGGCCTGGCGGGTAGGCACTTTGTCAAGGTCGATGCGCATACCGCTTTTGCCCTTGGCACTCATTTCGGCCGTAGAGCAAATAATGCCAGCAGCACCCATATCCTGCATGCCTACTACAGCACCGGTTTTAATTACTTCGAGGCAGGCTTCCAGCAATTTCTTTTCCTGAAAGGGGTCGCCCACCTGCACGGCCGGCAAGTCTTGAGCACTCTCTTCGGTAATGTCGGCACTGGCAAAGCTGGCACCACCGATGCCGTCTTTACCCGTAGCGCTACCCACAAAAAACACGGGGTTGCCCACGCCTTCTGCTGTGGCACTCACGGTTTCACCCGCTTTTACAATGCCCACACTCATGGCATTTACCAGCGGATTGGTATGATATTTCTGCTCAAAATAAATTTCACCGCCTACGGTAGGTACGCCAAAGCAGTTGCCATAGTGACCAATGCCGTGCACCACGCCACCCAGCAACCACTGGGTTTTCTTCTCGTTCAGGTTGCCAAAGCGCAGGCTGTTGAGTGCCGCAATGGGACGGGCACCCATGGTAAAAATATCGCGGTGAATGCCGCCCACACCCGTAGCAGCTCCCTGAAAAGGTTCGATGGCACTGGGGTGGTTGTGGCTTTCAATCTTAAACACCACGCCCCAGTCATCGCCAATATCCATCAGGCCGGCGTTTTCTTCACCCGCAGCCACCAGCATACGGCCACCATCGCGGGGCAGGGTTTTCAGCCACTTGATGCTGTTTTTGTAGCTGCAATGTTCGCTCCACATGCCGCTGAAGGCGCAGAGTTCATTGAAGTTGGGCGTACGGCCCATTTTTTCCTTAATCAGTTCATATTCCGCTTCCGTAATCCGGAGTTGCTGGAGCGTTGCGCTGTTTATTTCCATGAAAAAGTTTGTGAAGGCTCGATAATGAGCCGCAAATGTAACCCATGCCAGCGGGAATGCCGAAGGGTAATTCGGCGGGGCTGTGAACAGCTGTGCATATCCGGGCTGCGGTTCGCTCCCTTTCACACTCCGCTTCGCTCCGGCCCCGACCGAAGCGTCGGGGCTGGCCCCTGCCGGGCCCATGTTTCAGGCAGCGCAGCCCTTGGGCTACAGGAAAACAATCAGCAGGATTGATCCAACAAAAAGAGCAACCATCTTGGTTGCTCTTTTTGTTGATTAACGTTTCATCAGTTTCAGCACTTGTGTGCTGCCATCCGTTTGTAGTATTCGAATTACGTACATGCCATCTGGCAGGCTGGCAATGTTCAGTTCCATTTGCGGAGCAGTTACATTGTACCGCTTCACTATGGCACCGGCAGCATTGGTCAGTACCAGTTGTTTGGCATTGCCCAGGCCTGTAACCGTTACTTTACTGCTGGCAGGGTTTGGCAGTACTGCTACCATGGTAGCATTTACATTGCCCGTAAGCATTGCTACATTACTGTAGCTCACTTTGCCATCTTTATCCACCAGCTTTACTCTGTAGTACCACTGTGCACCAGCAGGTTTGCCAGTCACGTATTGGTATTTACGCAGTGTATTGCTGTTGCCAGCGGCAGCTACCTGTGCCAGTTTTGTAAAGCTGGTACCGTTGTAGCTCAGTTCTACTTCGAAGTAAGCTGTTTGCTGCTCCGTAAGCGTAGACCACTGCAGCAATACCTGCTGGTTGTTTACGCTGGCCTGCAGTTGTAAGCCCGTAGCGGGCAGCGCAACACCTAATACCATGTTGTAAATTACTGCATCGCCCGGTACACCTGCTGCATCTATTGCAGTGTAACCAAAACTGGTAGACAATACGCCCAGCTGGTTGAAACGGATGTTCAACTTGGCAGGATCATAATTGGTTATGACGAAGTTTGGCGTGGTAATGTCAACACCATTATAGTTGAGGGTGGCATCGGCAGAAGGTGGCAGTGTAGTAATCATAAAGGTACTACCCGTTCCTAATGTACCATCTTCAGCATCGGTGGCCGCCATTGGGTTGTTATCCAAATCGTAAGTTTCACCCACATCCAGCCCTACGCCAATCAGGTCGTTTTGGGCCGTTGCTACAGGTTTACGATCGAGGCCGAAAATGAAGTTGCCGAAACCGGTAGTGCTTGCCGTAAATGGAAGTTCTGCATTGTTCACAACATCAGCAGCGCCACCATAACCGTTTTTGTTTTCACCCGTTGCTGCCCAGCCGGTTGGCAGTGTAGTAGCAGGTTTGGCATTGCCCACAACACCCATGGTAGTGCTCAGCTGGAACTCGAGGTTAGCAGCAATAGCGGGCACGGTAGTAACAGTGTATGAGCCATCGGCTTGTACTGGAGCTACAGCCACAACTTTACCATCGGGGCCAATCATATTTACATACAATACAGCACCGGGCAATAATCCGCCACCACTATTGGTACCATTCAGTACCGTTTCACTTCCGGTGAGGGTTTTAGTACCATCATAGTCGTTGATAACAGAACCTGAAATGGTTACGTAAGTCAGGGTTTGGCGCCAGTCTTTATCACCACCGGGGTTTTGAGCATCGGGGTAGCTGGCAGGTGTAGTACCATTGGATGGATTGATGAGTGCATCGTTGATGTCGTATTCATCCAGCAGGCCATCGCCATCGGTATCAGTGGTACCTGTGTAGGCCGTTTCGCTACCATCGATGATGCCATTGCCATTGGTATCCCAACCTTCGAGGCGGTCGGTGCGGCCGTCATCATCCGCATCTGCATCGAGATAATCGGGGTTGCCGGTACCATCGGTATTTACAGGTGTAATACCATTGCCGCCAAAACCAACGGTGTTATCAAAAGCATCGGCCAAACCATCGCCATCCGTATCAGTAGCCGAATAGGCTATATAGCCAGCGGTACTTTGTCCTTCAATGTTGTCTACAATACCATCATTGTCGCTATCAATATCAATGTAGTTCGGTTTTGCATCAGCATCGCTGTTGGTTAATGGTAAAGCAGCACCGTCCACGACATCGGCCAGCCCATCATTATCGGTATCAGTAATACCGGTACCGGTGCCGCTGCCTATTTGGCCGTTGTTATCAGGGTCGGAGCCGCCAGCTTCAATCACATCGGTTATGCCGTCGTTATCGCTATCCAAATCGAGATAGTTGGGTTTGCCATCGCCATCGCTATCGGGTGTTGGCAGAGGGGTGCCGCCCGATAGAGCATGGACGTCCGTTAAGTCAGAAATGCCATCGCCATCAGTATCTGTGATTGGACCAGTGCCAATTACACCATCTCCGTCGGCATCGGGGCCACCGGCTTCAATTACATCTGCAATACCGTCGTTATCGCTATCGCGGTCGAGGTAGTTGGCGTTACCATCGGCATCAGTATCCAACACGGTAACAGCAGTGCCACCAGGCAATGTGCCCCCGTAAGAAAGGCTATTGATTTCATCGGCCAAATCGTTAATACCATCTGCATCAATATCGATAAAGATACCTGCACCAATTTGCCCATCACCATCCGCATCGGCAGTGGGGCCAAAAGCTTCTACTACATCGGCAATACCGTCGTTATCGCTGTCCAAATCAAGAAAATCTGGCAGCAGATCGCCATCAAAATTAGCTGGTGAAAGCGGTGTACCACTGAGTACCAGTGGCAAACCGTTGGCATCTACCAATACAGCATAAGCCGCACCATTCACGGTTGATCCATTGTATACACCCGGGAATCCGTCATCATCCGGATCTGAACCGCCAGCTTCCAGTACGTCGGGTATACCATCATTGTCGCTATCCGGATCGAGGTAGTTGGGCCAGCCATCTAAATCAGTATCGACTGTGCCTTCTACGGTATCGAGTATGCCATCGTTATCGTCGTCCAGGTCTATGTTATCTGTAATGCCATCCAAATCGCTATCGGGTGCTTCCCGCCAGTCTCTGTTGCTGCCTGCTGCAGGGTTTTGCAGGTTGGGCATGCTGAGGGGCGTTTGGTTGTTGTTGATATTGTTGGCTGTACCAATGCCAGATACCAAATCGAAAATGTCAGCAATACCATCATTGTCTGCATCGGTAAATGCGGAAAGATCAAGTACGCCATCATTGTTAGCATCAATTTCGCTGGGGTCTAACACGCCCGGCGGCACTTTGCCATCACTGCTTGGTCCGAGGAAGTTTTCACGGATGTCGCGGAAACCATCGTTGTCAGCATCAGTATCAGCATAGTCGGCAGCACTACCACCATCGGTATTTACATACCCGGCCGGTTGGCTGCTTCCACTAAAGTCTACATCATAGGCATTGTCCACTCCGTCACCATCGTGGTCGAGGCCGGTTGGAGCTACCCAGCCTTGGGTAGGTTGCCCTTCTATGTTATCTACAATACCGTCGTTATCTATATCAAGGTCGTACACGTTGATGAGTCCGTCACCATCGCGGTCGGCATTGTATGGAGTATTAGCGGTAGTAGTAACGTTGATTTTACCCGGTGTATACTCAGCGTTGGTGAGGTCATTCCATGGGTCGAGGGCATCTCCAAGGCCATCACCATCAGTGTCTACAAATACGCCGGCCACATCCAATTTACCATCCTGATTCGGATCGGACAGGCTATAGAAAAGTGCTTCCCAGTTGTCGAGTACACCATCATTATCGCTATCCAGATCGAGGTAGTTG
The Phnomibacter ginsenosidimutans genome window above contains:
- a CDS encoding pseudouridine synthase; this translates as MQTHRYFIIHKPRNMVSQFVSSHDVRLLGDLDFDFPEGTHAIGRLDKDSEGLLLLTTNKRITRLLFEGSTPHTRSYLVQVKYEVPDVKIELLRAGIGISHTNDSIYTTQPCLVERIAHPETYISNAGELQFYIPHSWLLITLTEGKFHQVRKMVKGIGHPCKRLIRISIENLTLQGLAPGEVKELTEEECLEKLCIQL
- the purL gene encoding phosphoribosylformylglycinamidine synthase subunit PurL translates to MEINSATLQQLRITEAEYELIKEKMGRTPNFNELCAFSGMWSEHCSYKNSIKWLKTLPRDGGRMLVAAGEENAGLMDIGDDWGVVFKIESHNHPSAIEPFQGAATGVGGIHRDIFTMGARPIAALNSLRFGNLNEKKTQWLLGGVVHGIGHYGNCFGVPTVGGEIYFEQKYHTNPLVNAMSVGIVKAGETVSATAEGVGNPVFFVGSATGKDGIGGASFASADITEESAQDLPAVQVGDPFQEKKLLEACLEVIKTGAVVGMQDMGAAGIICSTAEMSAKGKSGMRIDLDKVPTRQANMKTWELLLSESQERMLLVAKKGQEDAILKVFEKWDLPCSNIGEVTDDGLLSFYMHGQLEAQIEAEILVLGGGAPQYTREYTEPKYLTQVNAFDRSTVAEPADLKAVAEKLVTIPNISSKRAVYVQYDSMVGTGNTQTNAPSDAAVVLAKPSNKALAVTTDCNSRYVFADPYKGAMIAVAEAARNIVCSGGEPLGVTNCLNFGNPYDPEVYWQFVNAIKGMGDACRKFNTPVTGGNVSFYNQNPDGPVYPTPTIGMVGLLENVNDKMTLDFKQAGDVIVLLGKSSNDINSSEYLHKMHGVEFSPAPQFELEEEFHLQKVLVDLIKNKLISSAHDVSEGGLFITLCESAFWNNLGFDVNTNASVRKDAFLFGEAQSRVAVTVKRDALATLEEALQSHGQHYEVIGEVTSGDIIVDAASWGNIDAWKENYDNAIANLLAGHESEHALSAL
- a CDS encoding T9SS type A sorting domain-containing protein codes for the protein MKRNQHQRSFFWLLFIALFSTVMQGYAQAGKEGARTVTTANTVLNTYTRVSANAAAGTTTLTVASSALNGGAFAGNLAAGDYIMIMQMQGATINTGNTVDYGSILNYNSAGLYEFVCVASVPNSTTINVTTPLINSYTAAGHTQVVRVPRFTTLTVSGSGSITAPAWNGNTGGIVALETTGLVTLSTSPAINVTGLGFRGGVLDNNTSSYGTIVTSTFRTTSSNDGAEKGESIAGFQTEYDGLNGRYGRGAAANGGGGGNGHNAGGGGGANGNNSVTWTGMGNPSTSTANWANAWNLETAGFATSTSSGGGRGGYAFASSNQNALTVAPGNSSWGGDYRDNVGGLGGRPLSVTGDRLFLGGGGGAGDANNDAGGAGGAGGGLVIIKAGGGVTGTGSIVASGNAGGSTTGSHNDAPGGGGGGGSIVIDATTGSVANTITLTANGGAGGNQLITNDESEGPGGGGGGGYIAITAGTPTRNIAGAANGITNSNGVTEFTPNGATRGASGLSTTYTRASSLVATTAAAGTDITTCPTAITLAGNTPASGVGTWTLVSGPAGSSFANANLATTAVNGAKYGTYVFRWTIVAPNCQTTFDDVTVFAFCNSDNDGLADNIDIDDDNDGIPDIIENGGYDPFADADSDNIPNYLDTTPGTGLPAFVDTNADGINDAYDADKDGVLNSLDLDSDNDGIPDIVEAGGVDTNGDGRVDVFADSDNDGLANLYDVSTGGNAIANADSDGDGIKNIYDLDSDNDGIPDVVETGGTDANGDGRIDGFTDADGDGLSQQVDGDTNNDGTAENSANALLLTGPDANSNGVPDSYPVVTDANSDRDNLPNYLDLDSDNDGLQDIKEAGGTDANNDGRVDGFTDTDSDGFSQNVDGDTNNDGTAENTANALLTTGPDANNNGAPDNYPNDNIDGTGRPNPYDIDSDDDGLVDVIEMGGTDSDRNGEINPAGGGAWADTDGDGWSDLTDASNGGTALSPGDKDLDGKLNYLDLDSDNDGVLDNWEALFYSLSDPNQDGKLDVAGVFVDTDGDGLGDALDPWNDLTNAEYTPGKINVTTTANTPYNADRDGDGLINVYDLDIDNDGIVDNIEGQPTQGWVAPTGLDHDGDGVDNAYDVDFSGSSQPAGYVNTDGGSAADYADTDADNDGFRDIRENFLGPSSDGKVPPGVLDPSEIDANNDGVLDLSAFTDADNDGIADIFDLVSGIGTANNINNNQTPLSMPNLQNPAAGSNRDWREAPDSDLDGITDNIDLDDDNDGILDTVEGTVDTDLDGWPNYLDPDSDNDGIPDVLEAGGSDPDDDGFPGVYNGSTVNGAAYAVLVDANGLPLVLSGTPLSPANFDGDLLPDFLDLDSDNDGIADVVEAFGPTADADGDGQIGAGIFIDIDADGINDLADEINSLSYGGTLPGGTAVTVLDTDADGNANYLDRDSDNDGIADVIEAGGPDADGDGVIGTGPITDTDGDGISDLTDVHALSGGTPLPTPDSDGDGKPNYLDLDSDNDGITDVIEAGGSDPDNNGQIGSGTGTGITDTDNDGLADVVDGAALPLTNSDADAKPNYIDIDSDNDGIVDNIEGQSTAGYIAYSATDTDGDGLADAFDNTVGFGGNGITPVNTDGTGNPDYLDADADDDGRTDRLEGWDTNGNGIIDGSETAYTGTTDTDGDGLLDEYDINDALINPSNGTTPASYPDAQNPGGDKDWRQTLTYVTISGSVINDYDGTKTLTGSETVLNGTNSGGGLLPGAVLYVNMIGPDGKVVAVAPVQADGSYTVTTVPAIAANLEFQLSTTMGVVGNAKPATTLPTGWAATGENKNGYGGAADVVNNAELPFTASTTGFGNFIFGLDRKPVATAQNDLIGVGLDVGETYDLDNNPMAATDAEDGTLGTGSTFMITTLPPSADATLNYNGVDITTPNFVITNYDPAKLNIRFNQLGVLSTSFGYTAIDAAGVPGDAVIYNMVLGVALPATGLQLQASVNNQQVLLQWSTLTEQQTAYFEVELSYNGTSFTKLAQVAAAGNSNTLRKYQYVTGKPAGAQWYYRVKLVDKDGKVSYSNVAMLTGNVNATMVAVLPNPASSKVTVTGLGNAKQLVLTNAAGAIVKRYNVTAPQMELNIASLPDGMYVIRILQTDGSTQVLKLMKR